The following are encoded together in the Bradyrhizobium algeriense genome:
- a CDS encoding MmcQ/YjbR family DNA-binding protein has translation MTRGKFNAFCRRLPATTHVVQWGGSHVWKVGGKVFAIASGKHGEPSVTFKVSDIAYEMLKDQPGLRPAPYLASRGMKWIQHFAKPGLPDAALGDYIRQSHSIVSQGLSKKRRLELGLAMPVPQA, from the coding sequence ATGACCCGCGGAAAATTCAATGCATTCTGCCGGAGGCTCCCTGCGACCACGCATGTGGTTCAGTGGGGTGGATCGCATGTCTGGAAGGTCGGTGGCAAAGTCTTTGCGATCGCCAGCGGCAAGCATGGCGAGCCGAGCGTCACCTTCAAAGTGAGCGATATTGCGTATGAGATGCTCAAGGATCAGCCGGGCTTGCGCCCGGCGCCGTACCTCGCATCGCGCGGCATGAAATGGATCCAGCACTTCGCAAAGCCCGGGCTGCCCGATGCCGCGCTCGGCGACTACATCCGGCAGTCTCACTCTATCGTCTCGCAGGGCTTGTCAAAGAAGAGACGGCTTGAGCTCGGGCTTGCAATGCCTGTGCCGCAGGCGTGA
- a CDS encoding DJ-1/PfpI family protein, whose product MSAPSPTPTPLQIGLVLFPKVTQLDFTGPLQVFSSLPGAQVHLVWKRIEPVTSDSVLMLTPTTTFADCPQLDVICVPGGFGTDDMINDEEMLAFLRKQAPGAKYITSVCTGSLVLGAAGLLKGYRAATHWTAMDFLSAFGAIPTRTRVCVDRNRVTGGGVTAGIDFALTLVSLLHDRRTAETIQLRLEYNPAPPFNSGSPDTAPPEVLAFMKDRIAPAQIRRGEMIDRAAARLA is encoded by the coding sequence ATGTCCGCGCCGTCTCCCACGCCCACGCCGCTTCAGATCGGTCTCGTGCTGTTCCCCAAGGTCACCCAGCTCGACTTCACCGGGCCGTTGCAGGTGTTCTCCAGCCTGCCCGGCGCACAAGTTCATCTAGTCTGGAAGCGGATCGAGCCGGTCACGAGCGATTCCGTGCTGATGCTGACGCCGACCACGACCTTTGCGGACTGCCCGCAACTCGACGTCATCTGCGTGCCCGGCGGGTTCGGCACCGACGACATGATCAACGACGAGGAGATGCTGGCCTTCCTGCGAAAGCAGGCGCCCGGCGCCAAATACATCACCTCGGTCTGCACGGGTTCACTGGTGCTCGGCGCCGCCGGCCTTCTCAAGGGTTATCGCGCGGCGACGCACTGGACGGCGATGGATTTCCTCTCGGCGTTCGGCGCGATCCCGACCAGGACGCGGGTCTGCGTCGATCGCAATCGCGTCACCGGCGGCGGCGTTACCGCAGGCATCGACTTCGCGCTGACGCTGGTCTCGCTGCTGCACGACAGGCGGACCGCGGAGACGATCCAGCTCCGGCTCGAATACAATCCTGCGCCGCCGTTCAATTCCGGCTCGCCCGACACCGCGCCGCCGGAAGTCCTCGCCTTCATGAAAGACAGGATCGCACCGGCGCAAATCCGCCGCGGCGAGATGATTGACCGCGCCGCTGCGCGGCTGGCGTAG
- a CDS encoding NADH:ubiquinone oxidoreductase subunit NDUFA12: MKQFLLKFFTWWNGQTFGTQLWTWRFGELVGLDEQGNRYYRTKGRKIDPTLGFERRWVVYNGYAEASRVPPSWHGWLHHTVDVAPTEESYTPREWEKPHVPNLTGTPAAYRPSGSTLVSGRRPKATGDYQAWTPGS; this comes from the coding sequence ATGAAGCAGTTTCTGCTCAAATTTTTCACTTGGTGGAACGGCCAGACGTTCGGCACGCAATTGTGGACGTGGCGATTCGGCGAGCTGGTCGGCCTGGACGAGCAGGGCAACCGTTACTATCGCACCAAGGGCCGCAAGATCGATCCGACGCTCGGCTTCGAGCGGCGCTGGGTGGTCTATAACGGTTATGCTGAGGCGAGCCGGGTGCCGCCATCATGGCATGGCTGGCTGCATCACACCGTCGACGTGGCGCCGACCGAGGAGAGCTACACGCCGCGGGAATGGGAAAAGCCGCATGTTCCCAACCTGACCGGCACGCCCGCAGCCTACCGTCCGTCCGGCTCGACGCTGGTCAGCGGCCGCCGCCCCAAGGCGACCGGCGATTATCAGGCCTGGACGCCCGGAAGCTGA
- a CDS encoding MFS transporter yields the protein MQQDPGREGWRSLLRWEWIPTLGILLGGVLLQSMNVLMLTTVLPSIVGELGGVTMLSWPTTAFLASSIVAASCAGMLAAAVGPRAAYCAGVATFGLGALLCSLAPTMGWIVVGRLVQGFGGGLEAAAAYVAVRATFPEAVWSRTIALMSTSWSMSVLLGPLVGGMFARFGNWRGAFVATAIVAGILAVSAYVILSPGTSERRTPAAGLPAGRVALIWLAIAAMSSASIVESSLAKAGLIVLAIGALAAMLRLDRVAAAPLLPSDAFSLYTPTGVGLWLALLLCITFSPLQIYVPIFLQHLRGLDPLAAGFMVASGSLGWTIASLVTAGASGSWPDRLMLAGPVVMGIGLMAIASLLPSSAATLALIPAIVALGMGIGQCWPFVAHRIMSGAKAGDEVVAASAVPTVQQTGFALGAALAGLVANASGFSAGATDESMMHVAFWVPASFAVPAIIACLASLRLRHLRKL from the coding sequence ATGCAGCAGGACCCGGGGCGCGAGGGATGGCGATCGCTGCTCAGATGGGAATGGATACCGACGCTCGGGATCCTGCTGGGCGGCGTGCTGCTTCAATCGATGAATGTCCTGATGCTGACGACCGTGCTGCCGTCCATCGTCGGTGAACTGGGCGGCGTCACCATGTTGAGTTGGCCGACAACCGCATTTCTTGCGTCATCCATTGTCGCGGCGAGCTGTGCCGGCATGCTCGCGGCTGCGGTCGGTCCCCGCGCGGCCTACTGCGCCGGGGTAGCGACATTCGGTCTCGGAGCGCTGCTTTGCTCGCTCGCGCCAACAATGGGCTGGATCGTTGTCGGCCGCTTGGTACAGGGATTCGGCGGTGGTCTGGAGGCGGCCGCAGCCTATGTCGCGGTGCGAGCGACTTTCCCGGAAGCCGTCTGGTCACGGACGATTGCATTGATGTCGACCAGCTGGAGCATGTCCGTCTTGCTGGGGCCGCTGGTCGGGGGAATGTTCGCCCGCTTCGGCAATTGGCGCGGCGCGTTCGTCGCGACCGCGATCGTCGCCGGCATATTGGCGGTCAGCGCCTATGTCATCCTGTCGCCGGGCACGTCGGAACGCCGGACGCCCGCTGCAGGCCTGCCGGCCGGACGCGTCGCATTGATCTGGCTCGCAATCGCCGCGATGTCTTCAGCCTCGATCGTCGAATCGTCGTTGGCCAAAGCCGGCCTGATCGTCCTTGCGATTGGCGCGCTGGCGGCGATGCTGCGGCTTGATCGTGTCGCGGCGGCGCCGCTGCTGCCGAGCGATGCGTTTTCATTGTATACGCCGACCGGCGTTGGGTTATGGCTGGCGCTGCTGCTTTGCATCACCTTCAGCCCGTTGCAGATATACGTGCCGATCTTCCTGCAGCACTTGCGCGGACTGGATCCGCTGGCGGCCGGTTTCATGGTTGCAAGCGGCTCGCTGGGATGGACGATCGCTTCCCTTGTCACGGCCGGCGCATCCGGGTCATGGCCGGACCGGCTCATGCTGGCCGGACCGGTGGTGATGGGCATCGGCCTGATGGCGATCGCGTCACTGCTCCCAAGCTCTGCGGCGACGCTGGCCTTGATCCCGGCCATCGTCGCACTGGGGATGGGCATCGGCCAATGCTGGCCCTTTGTCGCCCACCGGATCATGAGCGGCGCCAAGGCGGGTGATGAGGTCGTCGCGGCCTCCGCGGTCCCCACCGTCCAGCAGACCGGGTTTGCCCTGGGCGCGGCGCTCGCGGGGCTGGTTGCAAATGCCAGTGGATTCTCCGCCGGGGCCACGGATGAAAGCATGATGCACGTGGCGTTCTGGGTGCCGGCAAGCTTCGCCGTTCCGGCGATCATCGCCTGCCTGGCGAGTTTACGGCTGCGGCATCTGCGGAAGCTCTGA
- a CDS encoding HNH endonuclease, producing the protein MADVTYKRCYFDWGGRCAYCDIGLPRIKWDGKVKAGIDHFIPLSKGGQNSRSNRVLSCYPCNLAKGDTDPRETNQWPHVQRRLAEIAATRPLSHGQLKRLLPELVKQVYV; encoded by the coding sequence ATGGCCGACGTAACCTACAAGCGCTGCTATTTCGATTGGGGCGGACGCTGCGCCTACTGTGACATTGGACTCCCGCGGATAAAGTGGGACGGCAAGGTCAAGGCCGGCATCGACCACTTCATCCCGCTTTCAAAGGGAGGTCAGAACAGCCGGAGCAACCGTGTGCTATCCTGCTACCCCTGCAATCTCGCCAAAGGCGACACCGACCCGCGCGAGACGAATCAATGGCCGCACGTCCAACGGCGGCTTGCCGAGATCGCCGCGACGCGCCCTCTCAGTCACGGGCAGCTCAAACGGCTCCTGCCCGAACTGGTGAAACAGGTTTACGTCTAG
- a CDS encoding MarR family winged helix-turn-helix transcriptional regulator produces MKQPSDHDTDYMAAAGCFCLASRQAARKITRLYDSHMQGSGVRVTQFTILSQLMLRGEMPIGKLAGLLGMERTTLSRNLTLLEDKGWISISAGEDPRARMIAITAQGRGLVRRGFPHWSKAQAHIGKLLGADGQAALKLLGSRNLG; encoded by the coding sequence ATGAAACAACCATCCGATCACGACACCGACTACATGGCCGCGGCCGGCTGCTTCTGCCTCGCGTCGCGACAGGCCGCGCGGAAGATCACCCGGCTGTACGATTCCCATATGCAGGGTTCTGGCGTCCGCGTCACGCAGTTCACCATCCTGTCGCAATTGATGCTCCGCGGTGAAATGCCGATCGGCAAGCTTGCGGGTCTGCTTGGGATGGAGCGCACCACGCTGAGCCGCAACCTAACCCTGCTGGAGGACAAGGGTTGGATTTCGATCAGCGCCGGCGAGGATCCGCGCGCACGCATGATTGCCATTACCGCGCAGGGACGCGGCCTCGTTCGTCGCGGATTTCCCCACTGGTCGAAAGCGCAGGCGCATATCGGCAAGCTGCTCGGCGCCGACGGCCAGGCGGCGCTGAAGCTTTTGGGTTCCCGAAATTTGGGGTGA
- a CDS encoding DUF1993 domain-containing protein produces the protein MSMSNASIPVFEIGLNALSAILDKAETYAAARSIDPATLLSARLFPDMLAFTQQVQSACDQAKNGGARLAGIDPPRYEDNEKTIAELKARIVKTVSFVKTLDAKKIDESADSEITFPLGPTNMGHMRGADYLNHFAVPNFYFHVTTAYDILRHCGVEIGKRDFLGTIPMRIT, from the coding sequence ATGTCGATGTCGAACGCATCAATTCCGGTATTCGAGATTGGCCTCAATGCACTCTCGGCGATTCTCGACAAGGCTGAGACATATGCTGCGGCAAGGTCGATCGATCCCGCGACGCTGCTCAGCGCGCGACTCTTCCCCGATATGCTCGCATTCACTCAGCAGGTGCAGAGCGCCTGTGACCAGGCCAAGAACGGCGGCGCACGGCTCGCCGGCATCGACCCGCCCAGGTATGAGGATAACGAGAAGACAATCGCCGAGCTCAAGGCGCGCATCGTCAAGACAGTCAGCTTTGTGAAGACGCTCGACGCCAAGAAGATCGACGAGTCGGCCGACAGCGAGATCACATTCCCGCTCGGTCCGACGAATATGGGCCACATGAGAGGTGCGGACTATCTCAACCACTTTGCGGTACCAAATTTCTACTTTCACGTCACCACCGCCTACGACATCCTCCGTCACTGCGGTGTCGAAATCGGCAAGCGCGATTTCCTCGGTACCATTCCGATGAGAATAACGTGA
- a CDS encoding DMT family transporter, with the protein MTESKPTAPARIAPAGLMFLAITSVGWGFNWPVTKYLLSELPPLTLRGSTGVIGAALLAVLALARSQSLRVERHLWPRLMLAALLNVTGWMVLMGLALLWLPASETALIAYTMPVWASLLAWPVLGERPTILRTVALVMAFAGLAAIMGGNGITATTEKLPGMVMAIGGAFGFALGTVLAKKLPVPLPPIPAAAWQIGLGCFPIVIIGLAVETTHIDDVTGLGWWLLVYATVIQFCIAYVSWFAALARLPASVAAIGTMAVPVIGVVASAVALGEPLGLTQIVALVFTLAGVVLATRS; encoded by the coding sequence ATGACAGAATCAAAACCCACCGCGCCGGCGCGGATCGCGCCCGCAGGCCTGATGTTCCTCGCCATCACCTCAGTGGGCTGGGGTTTTAACTGGCCCGTCACGAAGTACCTGTTGAGCGAGTTGCCGCCGCTGACCTTGCGCGGCTCGACCGGCGTGATCGGTGCGGCACTGCTGGCCGTGCTGGCGCTGGCGCGCTCCCAGAGCCTGAGGGTCGAGCGGCATTTATGGCCGCGGCTGATGCTGGCGGCGCTGCTCAACGTCACCGGCTGGATGGTGCTGATGGGGTTGGCGCTATTGTGGCTGCCGGCCAGCGAAACCGCGCTGATCGCCTACACCATGCCGGTATGGGCCTCGCTGCTGGCCTGGCCGGTGCTCGGCGAGCGGCCGACCATTTTGCGCACGGTGGCGCTGGTGATGGCATTTGCGGGGCTCGCCGCCATCATGGGGGGCAACGGCATCACTGCCACGACCGAAAAACTGCCGGGCATGGTGATGGCGATCGGCGGCGCGTTCGGTTTTGCGCTCGGCACCGTGCTGGCGAAGAAACTGCCGGTGCCGCTGCCGCCGATCCCGGCCGCGGCCTGGCAGATCGGACTGGGATGTTTCCCGATCGTCATCATCGGTCTCGCCGTCGAGACCACGCATATCGATGATGTGACAGGGCTCGGCTGGTGGCTGCTGGTCTATGCAACCGTGATCCAGTTCTGCATCGCCTATGTGAGCTGGTTCGCCGCGCTCGCCCGCCTGCCTGCGTCTGTCGCGGCGATCGGCACCATGGCGGTGCCCGTGATCGGCGTCGTCGCATCGGCGGTCGCGCTGGGCGAGCCGCTCGGGCTGACGCAGATTGTGGCACTGGTGTTCACGCTGGCCGGTGTAGTACTGGCGACAAGGTCGTAG
- a CDS encoding MarR family winged helix-turn-helix transcriptional regulator has protein sequence MANFSQLARQMAEECPALRVRQASRVLAKLYDDELAPFGLHSSQLPVLAAAALFGDSGATMSRLAQAVLMDRTTLTRSILPLERAGLLRVARSPEDARTKVVVITRAGERTIESIFPVWERVFTRIKETLGEDTLIELHSQLDEVIGLRGRQAPARCS, from the coding sequence ATGGCCAATTTCTCTCAGTTGGCGCGACAGATGGCCGAGGAGTGTCCCGCCCTTCGTGTGCGGCAGGCCTCACGCGTTCTTGCCAAACTCTACGACGACGAATTAGCGCCCTTCGGGCTGCACTCGTCGCAGTTGCCGGTTCTCGCGGCCGCCGCACTGTTTGGGGATTCGGGCGCGACCATGAGCAGGCTCGCGCAGGCCGTGCTGATGGACCGCACTACGCTGACGCGAAGCATTCTGCCGCTCGAGCGTGCAGGACTTCTACGCGTCGCGCGGTCGCCGGAAGACGCTCGCACGAAAGTCGTCGTCATCACCCGGGCCGGCGAGCGCACGATCGAATCTATCTTTCCCGTGTGGGAACGTGTCTTCACGCGGATCAAGGAAACACTCGGAGAAGATACCCTCATCGAACTTCATTCGCAGCTCGATGAAGTGATTGGGTTGCGGGGTCGGCAGGCACCGGCGCGCTGCTCTTGA
- a CDS encoding response regulator — MPRVLVVDDDPMVCVAIEVCLARKGFEVTVADGGEAGMRALESSDFDVMLIDVFMPHMRGFESIRMFHERRPDLPIVAMSGYAFANTERAPELLRMTIELGAACCLRKPFTPDALLTSVNQCITTPKASARHSR; from the coding sequence GTGCCGCGCGTTCTCGTGGTCGATGACGACCCGATGGTCTGCGTTGCCATCGAGGTTTGTCTGGCCCGCAAGGGTTTCGAGGTCACCGTTGCCGACGGTGGTGAAGCGGGAATGCGCGCACTCGAATCCTCCGATTTCGACGTCATGCTGATCGACGTGTTCATGCCGCATATGCGCGGCTTCGAATCGATCCGGATGTTTCACGAGCGCAGGCCGGACCTGCCGATCGTCGCGATGTCGGGCTACGCCTTCGCCAACACCGAGCGCGCGCCGGAACTCCTGCGGATGACCATCGAACTCGGCGCGGCATGCTGCCTGCGCAAGCCCTTCACGCCGGATGCGCTGTTGACCTCGGTCAATCAGTGCATCACCACACCGAAAGCTTCTGCGCGCCACTCGAGATAG
- a CDS encoding BA14K family protein, which translates to MINLKVLSTAAAIALVFPIVASSISAAQAQEGRGGIAAGGGGARAGGGGGGGAAIGGGFRGGGGGSVAAPGGGGGFRGGGMAAAPSGGGGFRGGGVAVAPSGSPGFRAGAVAGTEGRPGFVRPAPGVGAGAVAGSGYYGGRYHRHHHRRGFWPGFAIGAGIGSSYGYYDSPSYYDDSYGYYDDSVVAAAPPADDDAVAYCTRRYRSYDPASGTYLGNDGLRHPCPAQ; encoded by the coding sequence ATGATTAATCTGAAAGTTTTGAGTACAGCAGCGGCGATCGCGCTTGTGTTTCCGATAGTCGCGTCGAGTATCAGCGCCGCCCAGGCGCAGGAAGGCAGAGGCGGCATAGCGGCCGGTGGCGGCGGTGCCAGGGCCGGCGGCGGCGGTGGTGGCGGCGCAGCCATTGGCGGTGGCTTTAGAGGCGGTGGCGGCGGCTCCGTCGCCGCACCCGGCGGTGGTGGCGGCTTTAGGGGTGGCGGCATGGCCGCTGCACCCAGCGGTGGTGGTGGCTTCAGAGGTGGTGGCGTGGCCGTTGCGCCCAGCGGAAGTCCCGGCTTCCGGGCTGGCGCGGTTGCCGGCACGGAAGGTCGCCCCGGCTTCGTCCGGCCCGCGCCCGGCGTCGGTGCAGGTGCCGTCGCGGGTAGCGGCTACTACGGCGGCCGTTACCATCGTCATCATCATCGCCGTGGCTTCTGGCCCGGCTTCGCGATCGGCGCCGGCATCGGGTCGAGTTATGGCTATTACGACAGCCCCTCCTACTACGATGACTCGTATGGATATTACGACGACAGCGTAGTAGCCGCAGCCCCCCCGGCCGACGATGATGCTGTGGCGTATTGCACGCGGAGATACCGGTCCTACGATCCGGCGTCGGGAACCTATCTCGGCAACGACGGGCTACGGCATCCCTGCCCCGCGCAATAG
- a CDS encoding ATP-binding protein, with protein MPSQRIILGIGLAILLVIGAASIGLDLKSRSDTASVDRALGILGKISDMRPLLRRAESAARAFAINGDQEFAREYREASDAILPALAALIEAVKDNPVEKQLIEETNALVERQVTVNGELIRRRIMGDTAAVAALVGQEDRAATAVIAGNLERTVAEERRLLFARRAESETIGRFLLAIDLAGVTLILILATVLTVSARRSRRQLQDSLSATQATNEALEAAVAERTEHLVAAHDELRLSAAVLRSTFHSMAEAVLVIDTKGEVLLSNPAAEKMLRYRPGMTVEMLRSLSTVFHADGVTPLLVHDMPASRALRGEAFDAIEIVVRPVSGNPPVHLLISGRPLRDAAGAISGAALVYHDATASRETEHKLQQAQKLDAIGKLTGGVAHDFNNMLTVITGTTETLVARLAREPELQKTAELIDQAAERCSELIQHLLAFARRQPLQPRNVDINATVLDIAKLLRPTLGEQIEVNSILEQETATAHIDASQLANSLLNMAINARDAMPNGGKLLLETRNVMLDEAYAQANPGVKPGPYVMLAVSDNGAGMSQDVLDKVFEPFFTTKEVGKGSGLGLSMVYGFVKQSGGHIRIYSEVGHGTTIKLYLPPARGQVEAAPAAAPPLPHGNETIMVVEDDALVRNFVTTQLQSLGYRTVGAANGPAALNLIEDGQAFDLLFTDVIMPGGMSGRELAEKVLKLRPGIKVLYTSGYTDNAIVHQGRLDPGVLLLTKPYRKSQLANMVRRALTG; from the coding sequence ATGCCCTCGCAGCGTATCATTCTTGGGATTGGCCTCGCCATCCTCCTCGTTATCGGCGCTGCCTCGATCGGTTTGGACCTCAAGTCGCGGTCCGATACCGCTTCCGTCGACCGTGCGCTCGGCATACTCGGCAAAATCTCGGACATGCGCCCGTTGCTGCGCCGGGCCGAAAGCGCGGCGCGCGCCTTTGCGATCAACGGCGATCAGGAATTCGCCAGGGAATATCGCGAGGCCAGCGACGCGATCCTGCCGGCGCTGGCGGCGCTGATCGAGGCCGTCAAGGACAATCCAGTCGAAAAGCAGCTCATCGAAGAGACCAACGCGCTGGTGGAGCGCCAGGTTACGGTCAATGGCGAGTTGATCAGGCGCCGAATCATGGGAGACACCGCCGCGGTCGCGGCGCTTGTCGGCCAGGAAGACCGTGCGGCGACGGCCGTGATCGCCGGGAACCTCGAAAGGACGGTGGCGGAAGAGCGCCGGCTGCTGTTCGCCAGACGCGCCGAATCCGAAACCATCGGCAGGTTCCTGCTGGCGATCGATCTCGCCGGCGTCACGCTGATTCTGATCCTCGCCACCGTTCTGACGGTATCGGCCCGCCGCTCGCGCCGGCAACTGCAGGATTCGCTGAGTGCCACCCAAGCCACCAACGAGGCGCTGGAGGCCGCGGTCGCCGAGCGCACCGAGCATCTGGTTGCCGCGCATGACGAACTCAGGCTTTCGGCGGCCGTGCTGCGCAGCACCTTTCACAGCATGGCGGAGGCGGTGCTGGTCATCGACACCAAGGGAGAGGTTTTGCTCTCCAATCCGGCCGCCGAGAAGATGCTGCGCTACCGGCCGGGAATGACGGTGGAAATGCTGCGCTCGCTCAGCACGGTGTTTCATGCCGACGGCGTCACGCCGCTGCTGGTCCACGACATGCCCGCCTCGCGTGCGCTGCGCGGCGAAGCGTTTGACGCCATCGAGATCGTGGTACGCCCCGTCAGCGGCAATCCGCCGGTTCATCTCCTGATCAGCGGCCGGCCGCTGCGCGATGCCGCGGGCGCCATCAGCGGCGCCGCGCTGGTCTATCACGACGCCACCGCCTCGCGCGAAACCGAACACAAGCTGCAGCAAGCGCAGAAGCTCGACGCCATCGGCAAGCTCACCGGCGGCGTTGCGCACGATTTCAACAACATGCTGACGGTGATCACCGGTACCACCGAAACGCTGGTCGCGCGGCTTGCGCGTGAGCCGGAGCTGCAGAAGACGGCCGAACTGATCGACCAGGCGGCGGAACGCTGCAGCGAATTGATCCAGCATCTGCTCGCCTTCGCCCGCCGCCAGCCGCTGCAGCCGCGCAATGTCGACATCAACGCCACCGTGCTCGATATCGCCAAACTGCTTCGGCCGACGCTCGGCGAGCAGATCGAGGTGAACTCGATCCTCGAACAGGAAACGGCGACCGCCCATATCGACGCCTCGCAGCTCGCCAATTCCCTGCTCAACATGGCGATCAACGCCCGCGACGCGATGCCGAACGGCGGCAAGCTGTTGCTGGAGACGCGCAACGTCATGCTCGACGAAGCCTACGCGCAGGCTAATCCGGGCGTGAAACCCGGCCCCTATGTGATGCTCGCGGTCAGCGACAACGGCGCCGGCATGTCGCAGGACGTGCTGGACAAGGTGTTCGAGCCGTTCTTCACCACCAAGGAAGTCGGCAAGGGCTCGGGCCTTGGGCTCAGCATGGTCTACGGCTTCGTCAAGCAGTCCGGCGGGCACATCCGGATCTACAGCGAGGTCGGCCACGGCACCACGATCAAGCTCTATCTGCCGCCGGCCCGCGGCCAGGTCGAGGCGGCGCCAGCCGCGGCGCCGCCGCTGCCGCATGGCAACGAAACCATCATGGTGGTGGAAGACGACGCGCTGGTGCGCAATTTCGTCACCACGCAATTGCAGAGCCTCGGCTACCGCACGGTGGGCGCCGCCAACGGACCGGCGGCGCTGAACCTGATCGAAGATGGTCAGGCGTTCGATCTGCTGTTCACCGATGTGATCATGCCCGGCGGCATGTCCGGCCGCGAACTGGCCGAGAAGGTGTTGAAGCTCCGGCCCGGCATCAAGGTGCTCTACACATCAGGCTATACCGACAACGCCATCGTGCATCAGGGCCGCCTCGACCCCGGCGTGCTGCTGCTGACCAAGCCGTATCGGAAGTCCCAGCTGGCTAACATGGTCCGGCGTGCGCTGACGGGATGA
- a CDS encoding DMT family transporter produces MPPIDRAGRLSPLGFVLLAITSVGWGVNFPIMKHLLTEWPPLSSRGLCGIAGAAALALIALARRQKLSVPRPMWLRLLIVSMLTIGGWVAFMGLALLWLSASEAAVLGISIPVWVALLAWPILGERLSPLRAVALTVALAGIAVLIGGNGIEASVDKLPGVACALAGAVCVGLGTVLTKHFPLAMPPLSLAAWQIGLGCLPIAIVGLAVEQPQLAALSYVGWLSLLYMTLVQFCLCHVCWFAALERLSAATASIGTLLVPVIGVLAAAAMLREPLGLREIAALAFTLGGVAVALRA; encoded by the coding sequence ATGCCCCCGATCGATCGCGCGGGGCGGCTGTCGCCGCTCGGGTTCGTCCTGCTCGCCATTACGTCGGTCGGGTGGGGCGTCAACTTCCCGATCATGAAACATTTACTGACGGAATGGCCGCCATTGTCCTCGCGCGGCTTGTGCGGCATCGCCGGCGCTGCGGCATTGGCGCTGATTGCGCTCGCGCGGCGGCAAAAATTGAGCGTGCCGCGGCCGATGTGGCTAAGATTGCTAATTGTTTCCATGTTGACGATCGGCGGCTGGGTCGCATTCATGGGACTGGCGCTGTTGTGGCTCAGTGCCAGCGAGGCCGCGGTGCTCGGCATATCGATCCCGGTCTGGGTGGCGCTTCTGGCATGGCCGATCCTGGGGGAACGGCTGTCGCCGCTGCGCGCCGTCGCGCTGACGGTCGCGCTCGCCGGCATCGCCGTGCTGATCGGCGGCAACGGCATCGAGGCCAGCGTCGATAAATTGCCGGGCGTCGCGTGCGCGCTGGCTGGTGCGGTGTGCGTCGGCCTCGGTACCGTGCTGACCAAGCATTTCCCGTTGGCGATGCCGCCGCTGTCGCTGGCCGCCTGGCAGATCGGGCTCGGCTGCCTGCCGATCGCGATCGTTGGGCTTGCGGTCGAGCAGCCGCAACTGGCAGCGCTATCTTATGTCGGCTGGCTGTCGCTGCTCTATATGACGCTGGTCCAGTTCTGCCTTTGCCATGTGTGCTGGTTTGCCGCGCTGGAGCGGCTGTCGGCGGCGACGGCTTCGATTGGAACCTTGCTGGTCCCGGTCATCGGGGTGCTTGCGGCGGCGGCGATGCTGCGCGAGCCGCTCGGCCTGCGCGAGATCGCGGCGCTGGCGTTTACGCTCGGCGGGGTGGCGGTGGCGCTGCGCGCGTAA